The genomic stretch AGCGCAGAGTCCGGTAGTTGGCTGTAGGCAGCTGGCAGAGCAGATCTCGAATCTTGAAAATGACTCTGTTTAGCTGGATGCTTGGCCCGCACCTCCCTCCTATTTGGGTGCTTGGAGGTTTATCAGCCTCCTCCACTATCACTCTCTGACATTCTTTAGACAGGCCGATGAAGTCGTTGTAGTATCGATACAGAATCAGTGGCTCTGGTAACTGTTCAAGGGAAACAGTGAtatgtttggggtttttttcctAGTGGAACATGTGttcaaaatgtgttatttttgaaaattaaacattacatCCAAATGATCAACCACAGCATATTCCAAATTTGTGGACTATAAATAAAAGCATCTTTGACTTAATActtgaaaatgctgaaaatgtcCCACTTCTAACAGCTCAGTAAACCTTTGTGATGCCAACCTGTCTCAGGTAGAGTTTGAGGACATTGCTGATGTCATGTGGTGAGAGGTCAGACAGCTCAACCAAGTCTTTCCCATTTTCAAACGCCTGACAGAGCTTTTCAACACGGGATTTGGCACCGTTTACACGATAAATCCCCTGAAAGAGGGAAGAAAAGGCACCTGGTTTTAACTATGacacaaaaactgcagaaaagaTTCTGTAACATGACATCCAAGACATAACCCAAACTAAGGTATTAAAGGCAACTTTAATTTTATAGTATTGTAAAGCTCTGCAAAGCACGACATCGAGATGTGAAAAACTCCATTGTATGATCATAAAAACTGACTTTACCTTGATATTGAGGGCACGACTCTCAATCTCTGATGTGCACTTCTTGATGATGAAGGGGATACCATCTGGGCTGTTTTTTGCTGCTTGGGCAAAATCAATACCAAACAGATGTAGTCTGCCTTGCAGCTTTTTATGGCCACACTGGATGGCAAGAGTCTCTAGACACTTTTTATGGCAGGCCAGGGAGCACTGAAgagtcaaaaatatttttagtgacAGAttgattaatatttaaatgttgctGTACAGATCAGTGGGTCAAGTTTTCTGgtataaatacattatttctgGTATTGAAAAACAAGCCCACAaccaaacagcaacaaatagTGGCTATGTCTGCTACATTTACTATGTGTAAAACATACTTCTGTGTGTAAGTAAATGGTCTATAATAACACAAATCAGctaatgtattaaaaaaaacaattggtCACATAAATGTTTCTGCAATTAATGagtaagtaaaaataaaaaaattaagtaAAAGCTGTAGTTTACCTCCTCACACTCAGCTCCATGGAAAACCACCAAACTGTCACACTCCCTGCACTTAGACGGTGCTCGCAGTTTTCTCAGTTTATGGGTTTGAGCAGCTTTGGACATCTGAGCATTTCGGAAAGGCCCAGGAGAACTGGCAGTCTCTGTTACCATCTCTGCCAGccctgaaataaaaaaaacaaagaagctgATGAGGAAGGTGACATCATGCTGGGTTCTTGTCTGATTGTCTGACTTTAATTCAGAGCAGCAAAAAGTGAACCAATGTGAAGGCAATTAGAGAAGTGATAAGGCTTTGTTGATGTCACATTATTATTCAGATGGAAGCTCGAAGTTGTTCACAAAGTGACTCACAACCcaattcagaaaataaaaaaacaaaacaaaaaaaatatatatatataaataatataaaatatgtaagGACACAGAGAAGGTAAATTGAGCTGAATGACCACGTTCCTTTGCTGCTCAAAACAAGTggctgttttttaaatatgttataTACTGACTTTCTGTTCAATATGAAATTGCATATAAATCAcaaagaaatttgaaaaaacatGGGTTtcacaatgaaaaaataatctgGCTGGGAGAGGTCAGCATACAGGAAGTGTACGCTGAGGCAATATGCCAAAGCTAATGACCCCAATCTGTGCAACTACGTCAAGTGTAAGAACATTCGATGTAAGCAAAATCCAACAGAGTCAGACACACATAATAGCAATGTGTATTCACAGTGTGTGCAGGGATcatttctccctccctccctcaacTTCCTTATCACATAAACGGACACATTTGTCTATGTTACTGTAAACCCAAAACCACATTTGGAATAGTTATGAGCATGCGGCTGCCTGAGAAGGGcacacattaaaacaatcattaaaacaaagcacacagaaaGGGATGTGCTACCATTATCTGAGGGAGATGGCGGCTCCCTCTCATCCAAGTCATCTGCAGAAGACATGGTCCCAGTGGATGGAGTTCTCGGCAGCCGACGTTTGAAGTCAcctgcacaaacatacaaatgtcatgaatttttaaaaagtctgcTTCAGCACCTGAACTGTAATTATCCTGATTTACCACAGATATGCAAAGGTACAATGTCATAGTGCAATACTGAGAACAGAGAAGTTACATTACATATGTATCTTGTGATGAATACTATttttatatagtatatatacacactataTTTTTGCACAGTGGAGCAAGTGGTTTCAGATGTAAGGGGAAGTAAACTAGATGAGTAGTGTATGGGTTTGGTTTACAATTAGGAAGTTACACAAAAGAatataagaaaaagaaattaatcaTGGCTAATTTCACCtttcttattttgttattaaGTCTCATCGGcacaaatattttgttgtttccccCTCCTTTAGTCTTTCAATATTTCCATGAACAAAcatgttcaaaatgtttttaaaataagaaaaatatgatcTAAACCCTTCATACCTGGACTGGCAGTGGGAGAGTCCATGGACCTTGATTCGCTGCTGCCTCCAGCACTTTCTGAATCACTGCACATTCCGCCCTGGCTCCCCTGACCACTGGAGGCCCAGGCTCTTAGTGGGGCCTGGCTTCTCAGTGCTGCAAGAACACATACAGACCACATGTCACACAAACAGACTAAAAACAGCAAAGGACTGTTAAATTAGCAGTAATTCTTAGCAACAATGTAAGTTATTTAAAGGAACGAGAAGTCACACAGATATTCCAGACTTATAAAGAGTAAATGACTCAGACGGTTTTGACTTCAGCCCTGAGAAAATTTCCATGACTAAGATTATAGATTAAGTTCCTGAGACTTACGGATTGCATGCTGATATGACCAACAGGCAGCCTACCAGTAATCTCCAACAACAGTACCAATCATTCTGGGGTTGGGAATAACATCCAAACACGTTGGGAAAAGAATTACTTTAAGATGTCAAAATTACAACCACCTATGTTTACAAAAGTGCATAAAATCACATTAATTTCTCACTTTCAGAATTTGCTTGTATGTTAATCACTAATTTATTAAAGGGACCTGCCAAATGGTGCTCATGTTTCAAGTATATACATGAATATTTAGTGTTGCAACGCATAACAAATCTCGGATCACGTTACGGTTTTTGAGTCACGGATTGGACCATTTTTTGGATCAGCAAAAAAGGGGAGGAGAACAATGTAATTTGCTTTCCATTTATTACAAGAACAGTACAGCAAGGAACTTTTGATCTTAACAAAATTGTCTATAGAACCTAtgattttaacaaaaaataaaatctctgtaattaattacttaaaaagcaatattggcagaaaaaaaaaaactgtcttcTCTGGAATCTTTAGGAAATTTAGGATTAATCTACAAGTTTAAAAAATTAGTTATTAAAAGCGGGTCACATGCGTGTCATCAAACTGTGGGTCGTGATCCGTTGCATGCCTATGACTATCTGAATATGTACCTGGTATGTCCGTGCTACTGTTAGACCTCTGCTCGCTGATCTTTGCTGGCCGGTCCACTTCTTCTCCACTCAGCACGTCATAGGAAGTGATTGATGCCTGCGACAGGTTTCCATGGGAGGAATGTGTGCTGCCCACTGACCTTTTCTTGAACACATGCCTAGAGGGAAATCAAGTCAGCATTTAAGATTATGTCAGAATTTTGGgctttttggttttatttaacatttattttatctaCTTGAACTACTACTTTTTGTAGGACAACCTGGCAAAGGGGGTACACAGAAAATACAACGTATAATAttataaccaaaaaaaaaaaaaaaaaacaaacaaaaaaagcaatacaATGATGAAATCGCTGCTAAGCAAGACTAACTGTGCCAACTGTCCTAAAGCAGAGAATCATTATATCACAAAATGGGTATTTGATCGACACCAGTGACTCAACCATTCCTTCAGGAAGCACAGAGTTTGACTTTAATTTTTGCTCATTGTGGTTTGTTAAACATAACCATCAAAGAATTATAGGcataaagagagaaagggagaattaggaacagaaactgaaatcaGTCCAGTCAGGAGACCTGTAAACAAAACTCCATGTTAGTCAGTGGCTTCACAATACTGGAAGTACAAACATGACTCAAGCACTAAAAGCCATAATGGTTATAATGTCAACAGCTAAAACAATCAAGTTACTAttaacagagaaaaatgaaatttttGCTTATTGCTTATTTTACTGCTTATTTTCTTAATGGTTGTGCATATGCGTGAATGTGCGTCTCTGACAGTGCTTTGACAATCTAAATAGAGTCTTTGGGACAACTCTAAACCAGAGCCAAACTCTCACACTCACAATCTCCCCTGCTGCATTCAGCCTACACCACAGATATTTCCTGAGGAAGGGCAGCAAATTCAACAAGAATTCTGTCTCTCATTGGTTCTCTCTTTAACACTTCCTCCCACTCTGACTCACTAAGCAACAAGACAACTTCTAAATGGGCAGGAGTGACTTAAAAGATATTTCAAAACACTGTCCTCTACAAGTGAATTTTAATCCAAAATTACCTAAACTACTGTAACAACTggataaatacaaacacatgatCTCAGCTGTGCAGTCCAAACTGACTGTCTATTTTATGACTGCATATGCAACAATCTGCCTCATGGGCAAAGTGTTTAAACTATTGTAAACCACTGTACAAACAGATTTCCTACCACCTGCACACAGCTAAGAAGCTTATGTCTGTAATTGGAGATGCTGATTTAATGTTTTGCACAGCTGTTTTAAAGTCACAGTCTTTGGTACCTGGTATTGTCAGAAGAGATGGAGTCTGAGTGCAAATGCTCAGGCAGGTTTTTAGGCAATTTCCGGACAAACTCAGCATAGCATTCACCCGGTTCGTACAACTTGGCACTCTCACTAAGGGCCTGGTAGTGAGCAGGGAGTGACACAATTTGTGCCTGCTGCATCTGAAACCAGTTCACTGTCACCTGAAGAATGAGAGATTAAAAgctgaatgagtgagtgagtgagtgaaagaCTCATTAAGTGAATGAAAGTAGAGGCAAACTGGTACTCAGGTAAGTGTGAAGACATAAATAGCCatataaacagaaatacaagcagaaaaacatttttgcatgttctgttgtttctgttcttcCCATTATTAGTAGCCCCAACTAGTAAACACAAAAtggcaattaaaataaaaagctataCAAACATTGAGTAAATAAGATCAAACACCTGACCAACAGTTCAGTGCAAACCTTCAGAAACTGGAAGATTCCTGAAATCAATTTTCACTACTAGCCCtctaaaaaaacagcaatagtGAATGGTTTTGTCAGCCTACAAATGCCTTCAATACAATTGTAAAAATTTGagtagttttaaaaatatgagtCTACTAATTCATCTACAATTGGTAAagtactgtacttttaaggAAAACCTAGTTTCCTGTCTGAGTTCAGTGGTTTGTTATGTACTGTCTGCTCACAGCTTTGAGTGTGAGGTCACACTGGAAGACCATCTCTCGAATCTGTGTGAGAATGGTGCTTTTTGCATTGGCGAGATCCATTCTTTTGACGCCTGCGTCAGCCATGCAACTCTGGTACTGATCCTGAGCCTCCTCCACCTAACAAAACATTTGATACAGAGAACAGTGTCAATATGTGTGAGAAATGCTAACCTTTCTAATTGAATTTCTAAGTACAACTGATGGTCAGATAGTGATTGTTTTACCTTCTGCAgagcctcctcctccagcctcctcttcttctccagcTGTTTGTTACCAGCATTATTAGACTGCTCCTCCTGGGAGCGGTTGGTAGATGACTGGGCTTTCTGAtactcctctctcctctgggCCTTCAGTGCTCGGGCCTTGCGCAAGGTTGCATCTGCCTCTTGCTGCCAAAACCACACAGACCAGACACACAAGTTCAGGTGATTAAAATGTGAGACAGGTATGCAATAGTTACCATAAATATAACCTGGCACACCTTTGTAGTGGATCAACATTGCATGTGTATAAACAACCAGGGCACTAAAAACTTGTGACATTACGCTTAGTGAAACATTTTCTAATACCACTGCCAAAGCATAAATCACTGCTgaagcaaataaaaatagattttgtgtttttggcagATTGCATGCCATAATTTTAATTATGCTGGAAATTGCATATCTGACATTCTCCTGGCTGACTGACAACACTGTAACTTTCCCCTTATAACACTTAGTGTGCAACATAAAAATGCAGACTAGCAGCTTTAACTATTGAGCTAATACGTTTCTAACTGCTTGTATCTATACAAAGACTCTTTACATaccattttcttttgttccctCTGCCACTGCTCCTTGATGTCTTTTCTCAACTTGTCCAGTTCATTTTTGCGGGCCAGAAGAGGCTGAGAACAGATGGAAAGTCACCAACCGCATTGAGGCATTTCAAACTGGCCTCTTTCTTACCCAGATTAGTCTGAAAGCTTTACATGAAAGACTACACAATAAAGTAACATAGTGGCATAAGTGGGCTACAGTCTACTAGTTCGTGTTGCTCTTACCTGTATGAATTTATTGGTTTGAAGAGCCAGAGCAGTTTGCATAACCAGCTGATTGTATTCAATGTCTTTCTTGAATGTAGAAACATAGATATCACTGAATGGCATATAGTCCTAGGatgaatgaaataaagaaatttGTGTCTTcatattattttgtaattttttaaagatttctttAAATAAAGATATGGCTCTGTTTTTTTACCTGTTGGCTGGCCAGTGTCTTTGCAGACTCTGCTAATTTGGAAAAACTTTTAGCATATTCAGtatctgaaaacaaacaaaatgcacaaaagtACATGAAGTTATTTATGTATATAATCATAAATAATTAGATATAATTAACTAATGGGAACTCATTTTGCTCATTACATTACAGCAAGGCAAACATTAGCATTGACTGAAAAATTAATAATGTTAGTGTTAATAAATACATGTCAACAGAACCTGGAGAGACCTAGTCATGAGCTAGCCCTGTACAGGCATGGTTGCTTGTTAAATCTGGCATATTGCACATACATATCCAGGACAATCATTATAGCACAGCTACAATAAGGCTGGTTTGATATTCCAGATGCTGAATATAATTCTGACAGGTTCACAATATTTGATCTTCATTTTTGACTTACTGAATTTCCATCTTTAAGAACATACTGCCAAACATACTGCTAAACACTAACACTCAAAATGACTGTTTGTAACATGGTGTACTATCAGTAGTCTTAATGTCTCACCCATGGCCAGCCTTTTTTCCATCCAGGCCAGAAGGTCTTTGATATACTTAGACCAGGCCTTAGCGTAGAGTAAAGCTGACTCCACCCCACTGTCATTCTTCAGCAGGGTCAAGTCAACCTCTTCCTCCCGTGACAATGGCACCTCAGGGCCTGTGGAGTCAGCAGAGGAGGCACACATATCAAAACAAAGTGAACTGAAACACATGGCATCAACAAAATCGCGAAGTATTGGAtgatgtgtttcagttttactaTCATAACAGATGTGTGTGGgggataaataaaaaaaaaacatggaggtAATTGAAGCTGACAGTGTAGGAGGATGTGAAAGTGCTGTGAAATAGTCAGTGTTAACTTCTGTTCACTGCTTACACTACGATACACCTCTCCCAGTCTCACACCATCTGATTCAACACAAATCCCATGCGTGTCCCATCCCACACTGACCTACTCCTAAACAGGCAGGAATGTCAGATATGTGGATAGAGAGGGGAAAACGAGCAGCTAGCatgaaaaaaagcagcagaaataacAGGGGTGAGAGCAGAGGTTTAGGGCGGGGCTACCTCAGGCATTCAAGAGTCCAAAACCTAAATCACTCTCATGTTGACACTCTGGGATGCCCTTGGGCTATAAAGCAACTATTATATGCTTCGTTAAGCAACCATTAATAGCTATTACATTACTTTATTTTACACCCACACTGGTAAATGAGAGAATGCATATAACACTCACCCACATGGTCACTTTTCTctgaaacataaacatcagGATCCACAGACAGGTTGTCAAAAGACtgtgaaaaaacatttcagattaaAAGGAAGGAATAGCAGGCATACAATCAAGGCAGGCATCAGAAACAGTTGGATTTCCCACACCTCAGTTAAGTGCAAAAAAACTATGGGAAGCTATTTTTTAAGAATATGTGGTAAAAATGCTGCTGCACATGTACCCTTTTGAAAACTGCGTCATAACAAAGCTTTGAAAAAAGCAGCTGGCCcaaaaagcagtgaaaagaaGGATGGTGTCTCACCCTGCTTCTCCTGGTCTGGGGGATCCCCAACCCTGGGCCACTGTCCACATCTCCCATAAGGAAGTCAGAAACTCTGAGGGGCAGATGTGTACAAAAGTATAGGTTGATATGGTCGAAATTATAATCTTTTCAGGAAGCTGACTGAACTTAGCCCTGCTTTTCTTGGCTGTTACTCAAAGCAGTAATAAAAACCTGGTGGTGTTGAAAAGGATAACAAACACTATACTCACACATTGCCGAATGTGAAAGCCAAAGTGTCAATGGATGTGTGTATCTCGCCAAATgtagcttttttgttttctgcgtTCACTTCCTTGAAGTCAATGCCTGTGGAGAGTGATAAAATAGACAAGAAGGTcagacaaaactaaaactatatTACAAACTAGCTTAAGCACACTTCGTCATTTACCAAAGGTATTGACACAGCTAATCCTgtatgtgggtgtttgtgttcaATCTCCAATATCACAGATATTCAGTTGATCAAATACAAGTAGGTGAATCAATCCTAATTTTAAAGCTAGCAGAAATGCATTACTTGCATATCGAGATGTATGTAATTTACCTAATAgaattgtcttgtttttttcttgttttcttgctgGATTCGTAATCAGTTGAGTCCCAATTTAACCGCTTTGCTTCCATCGGGAGTGGTTTATAGTCTctacacgttttttttttttaagtaacagATGACAGACCAAAAGTCAAGCCTCAAGTCAGTTACCCAACCACAAGGGCACTTTAACAAAATGGCtatgaaaacaactttaaagGCAGAGCCATCACAACAGGAGTTTAAGGAAATGACATGTACAATCTGTATATATTCCTACCAAATCAAAAATGTCTTCCGGAACAGCTTCAAGGATCTTCAGTGATGGAGAAATAAGTAGTACTAAGACACAATCCCAAATCTTTCCTTATTTGTTCCAATGGCTTACAATCCCATAGGTCAACTTTTGCACAAAAAAGACAATCGCAGACATTCTTTGCTTTGAGATCAATTGACGGCACAGCTTCCAGTGATGTCAGAACTGTAAGACCATTGAAGTTTGACAAATCTTCGTGAACGTGCACGATGCGCTTTGCTTCTCAGGAAACAGTTTACTCAGCAAGAGAACATTTGCAGAAAGCAATCAGAGGAACCAAAGACACAGGCAGTGAAATCACACAAAGCGGAGTACTTCCTGTCTGCCCCACAACAGGAAACGCACACAGCATGAGCTCTGTGACATGTAACATTTTAGACAACCATGGTCAGGCTTACCTTTTCACTCTGTCACCTGGCATTCTTGTCTAGTAACCGAGACCAAAAAACACCAATGTGAACAAGGtactaggaaaaaa from Mastacembelus armatus chromosome 17, fMasArm1.2, whole genome shotgun sequence encodes the following:
- the LOC113134290 gene encoding rho GTPase-activating protein 29-like isoform X1, coding for MLRKSSSSSAGGETNHTQGLPQHPSKPHTRSASAGFTTTLDMGRNSKNPNPLSSMGLTSWLVGAPGVHPEYVMQLVNDVRWFADVLLNLKDAFQCKENLEGLQEVVQERLAELLRVLKAVIGKHQTLNSADILGAAGTVIAKVKGIDFKEVNAENKKATFGEIHTSIDTLAFTFGNVVSDFLMGDVDSGPGLGIPQTRRSRSFDNLSVDPDVYVSEKSDHVGPEVPLSREEEVDLTLLKNDSGVESALLYAKAWSKYIKDLLAWMEKRLAMDTEYAKSFSKLAESAKTLASQQDYMPFSDIYVSTFKKDIEYNQLVMQTALALQTNKFIQPLLARKNELDKLRKDIKEQWQREQKKMQEADATLRKARALKAQRREEYQKAQSSTNRSQEEQSNNAGNKQLEKKRRLEEEALQKVEEAQDQYQSCMADAGVKRMDLANAKSTILTQIREMVFQCDLTLKAVTVNWFQMQQAQIVSLPAHYQALSESAKLYEPGECYAEFVRKLPKNLPEHLHSDSISSDNTRHVFKKRSVGSTHSSHGNLSQASITSYDVLSGEEVDRPAKISEQRSNSSTDIPALRSQAPLRAWASSGQGSQGGMCSDSESAGGSSESRSMDSPTASPGDFKRRLPRTPSTGTMSSADDLDEREPPSPSDNGLAEMVTETASSPGPFRNAQMSKAAQTHKLRKLRAPSKCRECDSLVVFHGAECEECSLACHKKCLETLAIQCGHKKLQGRLHLFGIDFAQAAKNSPDGIPFIIKKCTSEIESRALNIKGIYRVNGAKSRVEKLCQAFENGKDLVELSDLSPHDISNVLKLYLRQLPEPLILYRYYNDFIGLSKECQRVIVEEADKPPSTQIGGRCGPSIQLNRVIFKIRDLLCQLPTANYRTLRYLLAHLNRVMEQAEENKMTASNLGIIFGPTLVKPRQTDAEVSLSSLVDYPYQALMVELLVRHFHTIFDISSLSGSDIATIGQASPKFTPQEAGQRLGRHSTSLMDIKESTKAYKRYSSVIPSSHIVDEVQEVQPGTDRTEVSALHRFNGIQSSSGAEVQRSTLVFGRPSTTIHSTTNVASKVQLRTHRTRHVSRPISMPLERLPTPAQISERNNRNAADNVDASSAELDPVTETIQEIPELEKARQSGSSRVSTYYITPFIDTQRKAWDKKYKHYDVTPRTAMIVANLPPASSGVQAIKTTVNPAVTTACVVTTASSVSTIFSSSPYTVSVKSVWTSKTENDTENSVNDSSNLPSLPLTLRPPRTLQPPPGTFYKPPVSNNNRPRTFPNCTTAVSTTSTTSTTSTTTTSSVTPINPAQVVSSPLALTSPPEKQLQTQDSTDSAIDPGVSTSSTLSPPQSPLCSSPDDLSPSENKPIYQRRQRRLQEVEHREAHFV
- the LOC113134290 gene encoding rho GTPase-activating protein 29-like isoform X2, whose translation is MGDVDSGPGLGIPQTRRSRSFDNLSVDPDVYVSEKSDHVGPEVPLSREEEVDLTLLKNDSGVESALLYAKAWSKYIKDLLAWMEKRLAMDTEYAKSFSKLAESAKTLASQQDYMPFSDIYVSTFKKDIEYNQLVMQTALALQTNKFIQPLLARKNELDKLRKDIKEQWQREQKKMQEADATLRKARALKAQRREEYQKAQSSTNRSQEEQSNNAGNKQLEKKRRLEEEALQKVEEAQDQYQSCMADAGVKRMDLANAKSTILTQIREMVFQCDLTLKAVTVNWFQMQQAQIVSLPAHYQALSESAKLYEPGECYAEFVRKLPKNLPEHLHSDSISSDNTRHVFKKRSVGSTHSSHGNLSQASITSYDVLSGEEVDRPAKISEQRSNSSTDIPALRSQAPLRAWASSGQGSQGGMCSDSESAGGSSESRSMDSPTASPGDFKRRLPRTPSTGTMSSADDLDEREPPSPSDNGLAEMVTETASSPGPFRNAQMSKAAQTHKLRKLRAPSKCRECDSLVVFHGAECEECSLACHKKCLETLAIQCGHKKLQGRLHLFGIDFAQAAKNSPDGIPFIIKKCTSEIESRALNIKGIYRVNGAKSRVEKLCQAFENGKDLVELSDLSPHDISNVLKLYLRQLPEPLILYRYYNDFIGLSKECQRVIVEEADKPPSTQIGGRCGPSIQLNRVIFKIRDLLCQLPTANYRTLRYLLAHLNRVMEQAEENKMTASNLGIIFGPTLVKPRQTDAEVSLSSLVDYPYQALMVELLVRHFHTIFDISSLSGSDIATIGQASPKFTPQEAGQRLGRHSTSLMDIKESTKAYKRYSSVIPSSHIVDEVQEVQPGTDRTEVSALHRFNGIQSSSGAEVQRSTLVFGRPSTTIHSTTNVASKVQLRTHRTRHVSRPISMPLERLPTPAQISERNNRNAADNVDASSAELDPVTETIQEIPELEKARQSGSSRVSTYYITPFIDTQRKAWDKKYKHYDVTPRTAMIVANLPPASSGVQAIKTTVNPAVTTACVVTTASSVSTIFSSSPYTVSVKSVWTSKTENDTENSVNDSSNLPSLPLTLRPPRTLQPPPGTFYKPPVSNNNRPRTFPNCTTAVSTTSTTSTTSTTTTSSVTPINPAQVVSSPLALTSPPEKQLQTQDSTDSAIDPGVSTSSTLSPPQSPLCSSPDDLSPSENKPIYQRRQRRLQEVEHREAHFV